One stretch of Ipomoea triloba cultivar NCNSP0323 chromosome 8, ASM357664v1 DNA includes these proteins:
- the LOC116027466 gene encoding basic leucine zipper 9-like isoform X1 gives MKKSPSEQALAELFGGKNNGGDKDIISSGDLDQHPSLFLINQDIMHGLSSFNPLSDHANFWSKKTTPSHGPGDAQSSTCDIKCIVGFRNSSIKPNGSDNQMTGATSGSSHELYEDDDMEAEGGDACEQSGVNNTDVKRKNRMASNRESARRSRKRKQEQLQELENQVDQLRGENASLFKQLTDAAQQYKDSSTNNRVLKSDVEALRAKVKLAEDMVTRGSVNSSLSHLIQNCLTAPATLGNNNVCRLDNMCSTIISVPEGLQRLPLIQQGGPTPTMRLQNNVDSYTDSNLKNNNNGVMSEVVSCVSDMWSPLASYDQK, from the exons ATGAAGAAAAGTCCTTCTGAGCAGGCTCTTGCGGAGCTTTTTGGGGGGAAGAATAATGGAGGCGATAAGGACATTATTTCTTCTGGTGATCTTGATCAGCATCCCTCCCTCTTTCTCATAAATCAA GATATAATGCATGGGCTTTCGAGTTTCAATCCCTTGAGTGATCATGCCAATTTCTGGTCTAAGAAAACAACTCCCAGCCATGGACCTGGGGATGCACAGTCTTCAACGTGTG acataaaatGCATAGTTGGGTTTCGAAATTCAAGTATTAAACCAAATGGAAGTGACAATCAAATGACTGGAGCCACTAGTGGATCCTCTCACGAACTATATGAGGATGATGACATGGAAGCAGAAGGAGGAGATGCATGCGAGCAAAGTGGGGTCAATAATACTGATGTGAAACGCAAAAACAG GATGGCTTCCAATAGGGAATCTGCTAGGCgttcaagaaaaagaaagcaaGAGCAGTTGCAAGAACTGGAAAACCag GTTGATCAACTACGAGGAGAAAATGCATCTTTGTTCAAGCAACTTACAGATGCTGCTCAGCAATATAAAGACTCTTCAACAAATAATCGAGTGCTTAAATCAGATGTGGAAGCATTGCGAGCCAag GTGAAGCTAGCAGAAGATATGGTTACTCGAGGATCAGTGAATTCTAGTTTGAGCCATCTTATTCAAAACTGTCTCACCGCACCAGCAACACTAGGCAATAATAACGTATGCCGGTTGGATAATATGTGTTCTACAATCATAAGTGTCCCCGAAGGGCTTCAAAGGCTACCATTAATCCAGCAGGGGGGGCCAACTCCAACTATGAGACTCCAAAATAATGTTGATTCTTATACTGATAGTAACttgaaaaataacaataatggaGTTATGAGTGAAGTTGTGAGCTGCGTATCAGATATGTGGTCCCCGCTCGCTAGCTACGATCAGAAATAA
- the LOC116027466 gene encoding basic leucine zipper 9-like isoform X2, with protein sequence MKKSPSEQALAELFGGKNNGGDKDIISSGDLDQHPSLFLINQDIMHGLSSFNPLSDHANFWSKKTTPSHGPGDAQSSTCVGFRNSSIKPNGSDNQMTGATSGSSHELYEDDDMEAEGGDACEQSGVNNTDVKRKNRMASNRESARRSRKRKQEQLQELENQVDQLRGENASLFKQLTDAAQQYKDSSTNNRVLKSDVEALRAKVKLAEDMVTRGSVNSSLSHLIQNCLTAPATLGNNNVCRLDNMCSTIISVPEGLQRLPLIQQGGPTPTMRLQNNVDSYTDSNLKNNNNGVMSEVVSCVSDMWSPLASYDQK encoded by the exons ATGAAGAAAAGTCCTTCTGAGCAGGCTCTTGCGGAGCTTTTTGGGGGGAAGAATAATGGAGGCGATAAGGACATTATTTCTTCTGGTGATCTTGATCAGCATCCCTCCCTCTTTCTCATAAATCAA GATATAATGCATGGGCTTTCGAGTTTCAATCCCTTGAGTGATCATGCCAATTTCTGGTCTAAGAAAACAACTCCCAGCCATGGACCTGGGGATGCACAGTCTTCAACGTGTG TTGGGTTTCGAAATTCAAGTATTAAACCAAATGGAAGTGACAATCAAATGACTGGAGCCACTAGTGGATCCTCTCACGAACTATATGAGGATGATGACATGGAAGCAGAAGGAGGAGATGCATGCGAGCAAAGTGGGGTCAATAATACTGATGTGAAACGCAAAAACAG GATGGCTTCCAATAGGGAATCTGCTAGGCgttcaagaaaaagaaagcaaGAGCAGTTGCAAGAACTGGAAAACCag GTTGATCAACTACGAGGAGAAAATGCATCTTTGTTCAAGCAACTTACAGATGCTGCTCAGCAATATAAAGACTCTTCAACAAATAATCGAGTGCTTAAATCAGATGTGGAAGCATTGCGAGCCAag GTGAAGCTAGCAGAAGATATGGTTACTCGAGGATCAGTGAATTCTAGTTTGAGCCATCTTATTCAAAACTGTCTCACCGCACCAGCAACACTAGGCAATAATAACGTATGCCGGTTGGATAATATGTGTTCTACAATCATAAGTGTCCCCGAAGGGCTTCAAAGGCTACCATTAATCCAGCAGGGGGGGCCAACTCCAACTATGAGACTCCAAAATAATGTTGATTCTTATACTGATAGTAACttgaaaaataacaataatggaGTTATGAGTGAAGTTGTGAGCTGCGTATCAGATATGTGGTCCCCGCTCGCTAGCTACGATCAGAAATAA
- the LOC116027466 gene encoding basic leucine zipper 9-like isoform X3: MKKSPSEQALAELFGGKNNGGDKDIISSGDLDQHPSLFLINQDIMHGLSSFNPLSDHANFWSKKTTPSHGPGDAQSSTCDIKCIVGFRNSSIKPNGSDNQMTGATSGSSHELYEDDDMEAEGGDACEQSGVNNTDVKRKNRESARRSRKRKQEQLQELENQVDQLRGENASLFKQLTDAAQQYKDSSTNNRVLKSDVEALRAKVKLAEDMVTRGSVNSSLSHLIQNCLTAPATLGNNNVCRLDNMCSTIISVPEGLQRLPLIQQGGPTPTMRLQNNVDSYTDSNLKNNNNGVMSEVVSCVSDMWSPLASYDQK; this comes from the exons ATGAAGAAAAGTCCTTCTGAGCAGGCTCTTGCGGAGCTTTTTGGGGGGAAGAATAATGGAGGCGATAAGGACATTATTTCTTCTGGTGATCTTGATCAGCATCCCTCCCTCTTTCTCATAAATCAA GATATAATGCATGGGCTTTCGAGTTTCAATCCCTTGAGTGATCATGCCAATTTCTGGTCTAAGAAAACAACTCCCAGCCATGGACCTGGGGATGCACAGTCTTCAACGTGTG acataaaatGCATAGTTGGGTTTCGAAATTCAAGTATTAAACCAAATGGAAGTGACAATCAAATGACTGGAGCCACTAGTGGATCCTCTCACGAACTATATGAGGATGATGACATGGAAGCAGAAGGAGGAGATGCATGCGAGCAAAGTGGGGTCAATAATACTGATGTGAAACGCAAAAACAG GGAATCTGCTAGGCgttcaagaaaaagaaagcaaGAGCAGTTGCAAGAACTGGAAAACCag GTTGATCAACTACGAGGAGAAAATGCATCTTTGTTCAAGCAACTTACAGATGCTGCTCAGCAATATAAAGACTCTTCAACAAATAATCGAGTGCTTAAATCAGATGTGGAAGCATTGCGAGCCAag GTGAAGCTAGCAGAAGATATGGTTACTCGAGGATCAGTGAATTCTAGTTTGAGCCATCTTATTCAAAACTGTCTCACCGCACCAGCAACACTAGGCAATAATAACGTATGCCGGTTGGATAATATGTGTTCTACAATCATAAGTGTCCCCGAAGGGCTTCAAAGGCTACCATTAATCCAGCAGGGGGGGCCAACTCCAACTATGAGACTCCAAAATAATGTTGATTCTTATACTGATAGTAACttgaaaaataacaataatggaGTTATGAGTGAAGTTGTGAGCTGCGTATCAGATATGTGGTCCCCGCTCGCTAGCTACGATCAGAAATAA